From one Mytilus trossulus isolate FHL-02 chromosome 10, PNRI_Mtr1.1.1.hap1, whole genome shotgun sequence genomic stretch:
- the LOC134688417 gene encoding cornifelin homolog B-like: MAAMNTAPEQSMESQFQPQQQQQNTTVIVNQPAAPTNQLLIGPIHGTREWSTGLFDACNDMGNSVFTFFCYCLTIKDLSRRIGERGLTGCVPSADINIRTRIRTLGGIRGSICDDCIAVTFCKMCAACQEQRELCSMGI; encoded by the exons atGGCCGCAATGAACACTGCTCCAGAACAGTCGATGGAAAGCCAGTTTCAGCCGCAACAACAGCAACAAAATACCACTGTGATCGTTAACCAACCAGCAGCTCCGACAAATCAATTACTTATTGGTCCTATACATGGAACCAGAGAGTGGTCAACTGGCCTCTTTGATGCTTGTAACGACATGGGAAACA GTGTGTTCACCTTTTTTTGCTATTGTTTGACAATCAAAGATCTTTCAAGAAGAATAGGCGAACGCGGCCTGACAGGTTGTGTACCGTCTGCTGACATAAATATCAGAACCAGAATAAGGACCCTTGGTGGAATAAGG GGTTCAATATGTGACGACTGCATCGCcgttacattttgtaaaatgtgcGCAGCCTGTCAGGAACAACGAGAACTATGTTCTATGGGAATTTAA